One window of Cohnella hashimotonis genomic DNA carries:
- a CDS encoding UDP-glucose dehydrogenase family protein — MKLTFIGTGYVGLVSGVCFSEIGNDVTCLDKDLGKIERLNRGEVPIYEPGLQELIAKNRELGRLRFTGDLTPAVEGAEAIFLCVGTPPLPNGEANLAFIEQAAQEIALAMNGYKIIATKSTVPVGTNDRIRDIVSRLTPHPFDVVSIPEFLREGSAIADTLHPDRIIIGTDSPEAAAKIAELHRPLTDRIMVTDVRSAEMIKYASNAFLATKISFINEIANICEKVGADVTDVAKGMGHDRRIGPSFLQAGIGYGGSCFPKDTNALIQIAGNVDYEFKLLKSVVEVNQGQRFNVMTKLRRSLGELGGKRIGVWGLAFKPDTDDVRESPALDIIGALLAEGAEVQAYDPVATANFKAIFGQADEVVWKEDPIEAARDCDALCLLTDWQEFKSLSLPEVQGVMRQNILIDGRNVYSSEQVNEADLRYYSVGRPHVGSLSQFEAEPAAFYGR, encoded by the coding sequence ATGAAACTGACCTTCATCGGCACCGGGTACGTCGGGCTCGTATCCGGCGTCTGCTTCTCGGAGATCGGCAACGACGTCACTTGCCTGGACAAGGATCTGGGCAAGATCGAGCGCCTGAACCGCGGCGAAGTGCCGATCTACGAGCCGGGCCTCCAGGAGCTGATCGCCAAAAACCGCGAGCTTGGGCGCCTTCGCTTCACCGGCGACCTGACGCCGGCCGTCGAGGGCGCAGAGGCGATCTTCCTCTGCGTCGGCACGCCGCCGCTGCCTAACGGGGAAGCCAACCTGGCGTTCATCGAGCAGGCCGCGCAAGAGATCGCGCTCGCGATGAACGGCTACAAGATCATCGCGACCAAGAGCACGGTGCCGGTCGGCACGAACGACCGCATTCGGGACATCGTCTCGCGGCTCACGCCGCATCCGTTCGACGTCGTCTCGATTCCCGAGTTCCTGCGGGAAGGCTCGGCCATCGCGGACACGCTGCATCCGGACCGCATCATCATCGGCACGGACAGCCCCGAGGCGGCGGCTAAGATCGCCGAGCTGCACCGTCCGCTGACCGACCGGATCATGGTGACCGACGTGCGCAGCGCGGAGATGATCAAGTACGCGTCCAACGCCTTCCTCGCCACCAAGATCTCCTTCATCAACGAGATCGCCAACATCTGCGAGAAGGTCGGCGCGGACGTCACGGACGTGGCGAAGGGAATGGGTCACGACCGGCGGATCGGCCCGTCGTTCCTCCAGGCTGGAATCGGCTACGGCGGCTCCTGCTTCCCGAAGGATACGAACGCACTCATCCAGATCGCGGGCAACGTCGACTACGAGTTCAAGCTGCTGAAGTCGGTCGTCGAGGTGAACCAGGGCCAGCGCTTCAACGTCATGACCAAGCTGCGGCGCTCGCTCGGCGAGCTCGGCGGCAAGCGGATCGGCGTCTGGGGGCTTGCGTTCAAGCCGGACACCGACGACGTTCGCGAGTCGCCGGCGCTGGACATCATCGGCGCGCTGCTGGCGGAGGGCGCGGAGGTGCAGGCCTACGACCCGGTGGCGACGGCCAACTTCAAGGCGATCTTCGGGCAGGCGGACGAGGTGGTCTGGAAGGAAGATCCGATCGAGGCGGCCCGGGACTGCGACGCGTTATGTCTCCTGACCGACTGGCAGGAATTCAAGTCGTTGTCGCTGCCCGAGGTACAGGGCGTCATGCGCCAGAACATCCTGATCGACGGACGCAATGTGTATTCGAGCGAGCAGGTGAACGAGGCGGACCTGCGTTACTACTCGGTCGGGCGGCCGCATGTGGGCAGCCTGTCGCAGTTCGAGGCGGAGCCGGCAGCTTTTTATGGCAGGTGA
- a CDS encoding glycosyltransferase, giving the protein MTLRNILIYRDCLLAPSETFIRSQAEGMRIYRAHYAGSNRNPGISLDPERVTVLNSGGAGGRMRELLFKSTGLGFPIERKFRQMHFRLLHAHFGPDAALALPIARRLHIPLVVTFHGYDATIKDEYARKSYYTHRNYIRKREQLQRSAALFIAVSDFIRGKLIEQGYPADKIVRHYIGVDTVRFKPEPEHASPRENVVLFVGRLVEVKGAAYLIQAMSQVQRENPDAELVLIGDGPLRAELEELAARTLKKYRFLGTQPPEVVKRWMNRAKVFSVPSVPTETGAEEAFGISFLEAASMRLPVASFRTGGIPEAVSDGETGLLAEPRDWQGLAACISRLLSDEALWRRLSARSRERVRESFDLTEQTKKLEEIYHSVLAGDTSQATGYQLRPSRIDA; this is encoded by the coding sequence ATGACGTTACGAAATATTCTGATCTATCGCGATTGTCTGTTGGCGCCCTCTGAGACGTTTATCCGCTCCCAGGCCGAGGGCATGCGCATCTACCGGGCCCACTATGCGGGCTCCAATCGAAATCCGGGGATCTCTCTCGATCCCGAACGCGTCACCGTGTTGAATTCGGGCGGCGCGGGCGGCCGAATGCGCGAGCTGCTCTTCAAATCCACGGGCCTCGGCTTCCCGATCGAGCGCAAGTTCAGGCAAATGCACTTCCGCCTGCTTCACGCGCATTTCGGTCCCGACGCCGCCTTGGCCTTGCCGATCGCAAGACGCCTTCACATCCCGCTCGTCGTCACGTTCCACGGCTACGATGCGACGATCAAGGACGAATATGCCCGCAAGTCCTACTACACGCACCGCAACTACATTCGCAAGCGGGAGCAGCTCCAGCGGTCCGCAGCCTTGTTTATCGCCGTATCGGATTTCATCCGCGGCAAGCTGATCGAACAAGGTTACCCCGCGGACAAGATCGTTCGTCACTATATCGGCGTCGATACGGTGCGGTTCAAACCCGAGCCCGAGCATGCGTCGCCGAGAGAAAACGTGGTGCTGTTCGTCGGCCGTCTGGTCGAGGTGAAGGGCGCAGCCTATCTCATCCAGGCGATGAGCCAGGTGCAAAGGGAGAACCCGGATGCCGAGCTGGTGCTGATCGGTGACGGTCCGCTCCGGGCGGAGCTGGAGGAGCTCGCAGCTCGAACGCTCAAGAAATATCGTTTTTTGGGCACGCAGCCGCCGGAGGTCGTGAAGCGCTGGATGAACCGCGCAAAGGTATTCTCCGTGCCGAGCGTGCCGACGGAGACCGGAGCGGAAGAGGCATTCGGCATCTCCTTCCTGGAGGCGGCCTCGATGCGGCTCCCGGTAGCGAGCTTCCGTACTGGAGGCATCCCCGAGGCGGTGAGCGACGGCGAGACCGGACTGCTCGCCGAGCCGCGCGACTGGCAGGGGCTCGCTGCCTGCATCTCCCGTCTGCTGAGCGACGAAGCACTATGGCGGCGATTGAGCGCCAGAAGCAGAGAACGAGTTCGCGAATCGTTCGACTTGACAGAGCAGACCAAGAAGCTGGAAGAAATCTATCATTCCGTATTGGCAGGCGATACGAGCCAGGCAACGGGCTACCAACTGAGGCCGAGCCGCATCGACGCATGA
- a CDS encoding O-antigen polymerase — translation MRKNASVWWMNPTILFAIVMGVVIAGAYMIPAQNYLMFYRVEKFIDSGNIWLAVYPAAAFVLGGLLSSMLYKKVKPVSVFPDAVLKRDTFIKFVVYALFAMTLFGYAVYLLIMVRSGFTVSLFLSVIKGEPGAIYSIKQNFDKITGVTSFTNFGIAFTILATYYQCLKGSKTFMPAFTVVFLLTLMRSIFFSERLALMEIMVPAIIIWISMRLKQGKRVPFVKLYPLIGIVFVIGFFGISEYFRSWLSYYVHIYPSFWEFVVTRFFGYYVTALNTGTLYIRELGFPSIPFPYYTWEWLWKIPPGGEAYANVYGVRPMGLLDNILETMGNPEFNNPSGLMLPYHDYGFGGALVYMALLGYISGVLYTHFRNNHTFGMLMYPIWIVGILEFPRYLYFTSGRFFPCWVVLLLFTLVLHYNKRKIKSWRLSGVNRT, via the coding sequence ATGAGAAAGAATGCTTCGGTCTGGTGGATGAACCCGACCATCCTGTTCGCCATCGTGATGGGGGTCGTCATCGCGGGCGCCTATATGATCCCCGCCCAGAACTACCTGATGTTCTACCGCGTCGAGAAGTTCATCGACAGCGGCAACATCTGGCTCGCCGTCTATCCGGCAGCCGCCTTCGTCCTGGGCGGCTTGCTGTCGTCGATGCTGTACAAAAAGGTAAAGCCCGTATCCGTGTTTCCCGATGCGGTGCTGAAGCGCGACACCTTTATCAAGTTCGTCGTCTACGCCCTGTTCGCCATGACGCTGTTCGGCTACGCGGTTTACTTGCTGATCATGGTCCGCAGCGGCTTCACGGTGTCGCTGTTCTTGTCCGTCATCAAGGGAGAGCCGGGCGCCATCTACTCGATCAAGCAGAACTTCGACAAGATCACGGGCGTCACCTCGTTTACGAACTTCGGCATCGCCTTCACGATTCTCGCGACCTACTACCAATGCCTCAAGGGAAGCAAGACGTTCATGCCCGCGTTCACGGTCGTCTTCCTGCTGACGCTCATGCGCTCGATCTTCTTCTCCGAGCGGCTCGCCCTGATGGAGATCATGGTGCCGGCGATCATTATATGGATCTCGATGCGGTTGAAGCAGGGCAAGCGGGTGCCGTTCGTGAAGCTGTATCCGCTCATCGGGATCGTGTTCGTCATCGGATTTTTCGGGATCAGCGAGTACTTCCGTTCGTGGCTGAGCTACTACGTCCACATCTATCCTTCGTTCTGGGAGTTCGTCGTCACCCGCTTTTTCGGCTACTACGTCACGGCTCTCAACACCGGCACGCTGTACATAAGAGAGCTGGGCTTCCCGTCGATTCCGTTCCCCTACTATACCTGGGAGTGGCTGTGGAAAATACCGCCGGGCGGCGAGGCGTATGCCAACGTATACGGCGTACGGCCCATGGGCCTGCTGGACAACATACTCGAAACGATGGGCAATCCGGAGTTCAACAATCCGTCCGGGCTCATGCTCCCTTATCACGATTACGGCTTCGGCGGGGCACTGGTTTATATGGCGCTCCTCGGTTATATCAGCGGCGTGCTGTACACGCATTTCCGCAACAATCACACGTTCGGCATGCTGATGTACCCGATCTGGATCGTGGGCATCCTGGAATTTCCGCGGTATCTGTACTTCACGAGCGGCCGGTTTTTCCCGTGCTGGGTCGTGCTGCTCCTGTTCACGCTCGTTCTTCATTACAATAAGCGCAAAATCAAGAGCTGGCGGCTCTCGGGGGTGAATCGGACATGA
- a CDS encoding CpsD/CapB family tyrosine-protein kinase: MTRENNKHRQIAKAGPGSSVSESYKKLRTNIRFSSMGQAVKLILVASAVSGEGRTTTAINLAISYAQENKNVLLLDADLRRPSVGQAFFRTTRTGLSDILIRRGKPEDAIQQTDIAGLYVLPAGTVPPNPSELLGSDAMRSLLEELKTQFDVIVVDSPPASSFADAQIVGAMSDGVVLVARSGKVTKEAVRRTRLGLEHVGAHILGAVLNNTNRSRIESSYANYYGYGGD; encoded by the coding sequence ATGACCAGAGAAAACAACAAGCATCGCCAGATTGCCAAAGCGGGCCCGGGTTCCTCGGTGTCCGAGTCCTACAAAAAGCTGCGCACCAATATCCGGTTCTCCTCGATGGGGCAAGCTGTCAAGCTGATTCTCGTGGCGTCCGCGGTATCGGGCGAAGGCCGTACGACCACCGCGATCAATCTGGCGATCAGCTATGCGCAAGAAAACAAAAACGTGCTGCTGCTCGACGCCGATCTTAGACGGCCGTCCGTGGGACAAGCTTTCTTCCGCACGACCCGCACGGGTCTGAGCGACATCCTGATCCGGCGCGGCAAGCCGGAGGACGCGATCCAGCAGACGGATATCGCCGGCCTGTACGTGCTCCCGGCCGGCACGGTGCCGCCGAATCCTTCGGAGCTGCTCGGCTCCGATGCCATGCGAAGCCTGCTTGAAGAGCTGAAGACGCAGTTCGACGTCATCGTCGTCGACTCGCCGCCGGCCTCGTCGTTCGCGGATGCGCAGATCGTCGGCGCCATGTCCGACGGCGTCGTCCTCGTCGCCCGCTCCGGCAAGGTCACCAAGGAGGCCGTACGCCGCACCCGCCTTGGACTGGAACACGTCGGCGCGCACATTCTCGGCGCCGTCTTGAACAATACGAACCGCAGCCGCATTGAATCCAGCTACGCTAATTACTACGGATACGGAGGAGATTAA
- a CDS encoding glycosyltransferase family 4 protein codes for MKVAIVHEWLTTYAGSEKVVEQMLEVYPEADVFAMVDFLPEKDRGFLKDRKVRTSFLQNMPFAKKKYRQYLPLMPLAIEQFDLSAYDLILSSSHAVAKGVITGPNQLHISYVHSPIRYAWDMQHQYLRESGLQRGLKGAFAKWMLSRMRMWDYRTANGVDYFIANSEFIASRIWKVYRRESSVIYPPVNVNAFSYREDKEDFYLTASRMVPYKKMDMIAEAFAGMPDKKLVIIGDGPDMEKVKAQAAKAPNIQVLGYQPDAVLIDHMQRAKAFVFAAEEDFGITPVEAQACGTPVIAYGRGGSLETVRGLGVAQPTGVFFEEQTPAQVMAAVSRFENEGGAIQAANCRKNAVRFSPDSFRKKLQQHVDNKLHQNTRQAGSVQAVL; via the coding sequence ATGAAGGTCGCGATCGTTCACGAATGGTTGACGACGTATGCGGGATCGGAGAAAGTGGTCGAACAAATGCTCGAGGTGTATCCCGAAGCGGACGTGTTCGCCATGGTCGATTTCCTGCCGGAGAAGGATCGGGGCTTCCTCAAAGACCGGAAGGTCCGAACCTCCTTTCTGCAAAACATGCCGTTCGCCAAAAAGAAGTACAGGCAATACCTGCCGCTCATGCCCCTCGCCATCGAACAGTTCGATCTGTCCGCCTACGATCTCATTTTATCCAGCTCCCACGCGGTCGCCAAAGGCGTCATCACGGGGCCGAACCAGCTCCACATTTCCTACGTGCATTCGCCGATCCGCTATGCCTGGGACATGCAGCATCAATATCTCAGGGAGTCGGGCCTGCAGCGCGGCCTGAAGGGCGCCTTCGCCAAGTGGATGCTGAGCCGGATGCGGATGTGGGATTACCGGACAGCCAACGGGGTGGACTATTTTATCGCCAACTCCGAATTCATCGCCAGCCGCATCTGGAAGGTATACCGCAGGGAGTCCAGCGTCATCTATCCGCCGGTCAACGTGAACGCCTTCTCGTACCGCGAGGACAAGGAAGATTTCTACCTGACGGCCTCCCGCATGGTTCCTTACAAGAAGATGGACATGATCGCCGAAGCCTTCGCCGGCATGCCGGACAAGAAGCTGGTCATTATCGGCGACGGACCCGACATGGAGAAGGTCAAGGCCCAGGCGGCCAAAGCGCCGAACATTCAGGTGCTCGGCTACCAGCCGGACGCCGTGCTGATCGATCATATGCAGCGGGCCAAGGCGTTCGTGTTCGCCGCCGAAGAGGACTTCGGCATCACGCCTGTCGAGGCGCAGGCTTGCGGCACGCCGGTCATCGCCTACGGCAGGGGCGGATCGCTCGAGACCGTCCGCGGCCTCGGCGTCGCGCAGCCGACCGGCGTCTTCTTCGAAGAGCAGACGCCGGCGCAGGTGATGGCGGCCGTAAGCCGGTTCGAGAACGAGGGCGGCGCCATTCAGGCGGCCAACTGCCGCAAGAACGCGGTGCGCTTCTCGCCGGATTCGTTCCGCAAGAAGCTGCAGCAGCACGTCGACAACAAACTGCATCAGAATACGCGCCAGGCGGGAAGCGTCCAGGCCGTTCTATAG
- a CDS encoding glycosyltransferase family 4 protein, translating to MKLQKIYINGRFLTHPVTGVQRYAIEVLRSLDAMVGERDAAVAGCEFVVLAPKGDIRDIGLRHIPIKQSGRGAGHAWEQLSLPALCADGFLLSLCNTGPMTKRRQAVTMHDAAVYAAPDTYSFAFRAWYKVLQRVLGMNAKGVLTCSAFSRAQLTQHFGIAERKIKTIYHGREHILRIKADETVFERHGLARPYVLAVSSMSPNKNFASVAKAIELMGDVGFDIVIAGGSSKIFKPAGGRIGGEVKTLGYVTDEELRALYDRASCFVFPSFYEGFGFPALEAMSCGCPVVASDAASIPEVCRDAVLYCDPRDPADIAAKIRRIMEDDGLRTQLRERGLARAGNFSWDKCARETLDAVRPHLAAAAAAYVPERERGWSR from the coding sequence ATGAAGCTTCAGAAGATCTATATCAACGGGCGCTTCCTGACCCATCCCGTCACGGGCGTACAACGGTACGCGATCGAGGTGCTTCGCTCGCTCGACGCCATGGTCGGGGAACGCGACGCGGCGGTCGCAGGCTGCGAATTCGTCGTGCTGGCGCCGAAGGGAGACATTCGGGACATCGGCCTGCGCCATATCCCGATCAAGCAATCGGGGCGCGGCGCCGGCCATGCCTGGGAGCAGCTCAGCCTGCCGGCGCTTTGCGCGGACGGATTTCTGCTCAGCCTGTGCAACACGGGGCCGATGACCAAGCGCCGCCAGGCCGTCACGATGCACGACGCGGCCGTTTACGCGGCGCCGGACACGTACTCCTTCGCCTTCCGCGCCTGGTACAAGGTGCTGCAGCGTGTGCTCGGCATGAACGCGAAGGGCGTGCTGACCTGCTCCGCGTTTTCCCGCGCGCAGCTGACACAGCACTTCGGCATCGCCGAGCGCAAGATCAAGACGATCTACCACGGCCGCGAACATATCCTGCGGATCAAGGCCGACGAGACGGTGTTCGAGCGTCACGGGCTGGCGCGGCCTTACGTGCTGGCGGTCAGCAGCATGAGCCCGAACAAAAACTTCGCTTCCGTCGCGAAGGCGATCGAGCTGATGGGCGACGTCGGCTTCGACATCGTCATCGCCGGCGGCAGCAGCAAGATCTTCAAGCCCGCCGGCGGACGGATCGGCGGCGAGGTCAAAACGCTCGGCTACGTGACGGACGAAGAGCTGCGAGCCCTGTACGACCGGGCTTCCTGCTTCGTCTTCCCTTCCTTCTACGAAGGCTTCGGCTTTCCGGCGCTCGAGGCGATGTCCTGCGGCTGCCCCGTGGTCGCTTCCGACGCCGCTTCGATCCCCGAGGTGTGCAGGGATGCCGTGCTCTACTGCGATCCGCGCGATCCGGCGGACATCGCGGCCAAGATCAGGCGCATCATGGAGGACGACGGGCTGCGGACGCAGCTGCGCGAACGCGGACTCGCGCGGGCCGGCAACTTTTCCTGGGATAAATGCGCGCGGGAAACGCTGGACGCGGTCCGGCCGCATCTGGCCGCGGCAGCAGCGGCATACGTGCCGGAACGCGAGAGGGGGTGGAGCCGGTGA
- a CDS encoding YveK family protein, translating into MELQHYLKVVKRYWWIPALLIVVICTAAYVYTNKYVKPVYQASTDLIVNKTESTVAGQQVIDQNSINTNLMLINTYKQIIKSPSVMKTVADKHPELGMTASQISEKVAVNTMKDAQIITLVAKADSYETAVQIVGGVSNAFRGSVTELMKLNNITVLTEPDPLAAPGPINSSHTVLYIFSFLLAALLGLGIAFLVDYLDDKIRTEDDLESELGITMLATIGKIKQKDLAQGKLRTAIPFARENAVRGKQELRPAEEQR; encoded by the coding sequence ATGGAGCTGCAGCATTACCTCAAGGTCGTCAAGAGATACTGGTGGATCCCTGCCTTGCTGATCGTCGTCATCTGCACGGCCGCCTACGTTTACACCAACAAGTACGTGAAGCCCGTTTATCAGGCGTCGACGGACTTGATCGTCAACAAAACCGAATCGACGGTCGCGGGACAGCAGGTCATCGACCAGAACTCTATCAATACGAACCTCATGCTCATCAACACCTACAAGCAGATCATCAAGTCTCCTTCGGTCATGAAGACCGTCGCGGACAAACACCCCGAGCTGGGTATGACGGCATCGCAGATCAGCGAGAAGGTCGCAGTCAATACGATGAAGGATGCGCAGATTATCACGCTGGTCGCCAAGGCCGACAGCTACGAAACGGCCGTGCAAATCGTAGGCGGCGTATCCAACGCCTTCCGCGGCAGCGTCACCGAGCTCATGAAGCTTAACAACATCACGGTGCTCACCGAGCCGGATCCGCTGGCCGCGCCGGGCCCGATCAACAGCAGTCATACGGTCCTGTATATATTCAGCTTCCTGCTTGCAGCTTTGCTTGGTCTCGGCATCGCGTTCCTTGTCGATTACCTGGACGATAAGATCCGGACTGAGGACGACCTCGAGAGCGAGCTCGGCATCACGATGCTCGCCACCATCGGCAAGATTAAGCAAAAGGATCTGGCGCAAGGCAAATTACGCACCGCGATTCCGTTCGCCAGAGAGAACGCGGTACGCGGCAAGCAGGAACTTAGACCCGCCGAAGAGCAGCGCTGA
- a CDS encoding sugar transferase — MSLVGNELEIASRAPATTSAQPIVQPNAQSSGTNYLFASAKRVIDLLGSGIGLILLSPVFAVIAIIIKIQDPKGPVFFKQHRIGKGASMFNIYKFRSMNTNSEQLLREDKELYAKYVASNYKLEAHEDPRITRIGRFLRKTSLDELPQLYNVLKGEMSLVGPRPVVAQELKEYRDKKREFLSVKPGITGYWQVSGRSDVGYPERVDLELYYVYNKSLALDTKILFATVRSVLLKKGAY; from the coding sequence ATGAGTTTAGTCGGCAATGAGCTCGAGATCGCCAGCCGCGCCCCAGCCACGACGTCCGCCCAGCCTATCGTCCAGCCTAATGCCCAGTCAAGCGGAACCAACTACCTGTTCGCAAGCGCCAAGCGTGTGATCGACCTGCTCGGATCGGGCATCGGATTGATTCTCCTTTCCCCGGTATTTGCCGTCATTGCAATTATCATCAAAATCCAGGATCCGAAGGGTCCCGTATTTTTCAAGCAGCACCGGATCGGCAAGGGCGCGAGCATGTTCAATATTTACAAGTTCCGCTCTATGAACACCAACTCCGAGCAGCTGCTGCGCGAAGACAAGGAACTGTACGCCAAGTACGTCGCAAGCAACTACAAGCTCGAAGCGCACGAAGACCCGCGCATCACGCGCATCGGCCGCTTCCTCCGCAAGACCAGCCTCGACGAGCTGCCTCAGCTGTACAACGTGCTCAAGGGCGAGATGAGCCTTGTCGGCCCGCGTCCGGTCGTCGCTCAGGAGCTCAAGGAATATCGCGACAAAAAACGCGAATTCCTGTCGGTCAAGCCCGGCATTACCGGCTATTGGCAGGTCAGCGGGCGCAGCGACGTCGGCTATCCGGAGCGCGTCGATCTCGAACTCTACTACGTCTACAACAAATCGCTAGCGCTCGATACGAAGATTTTGTTCGCGACCGTACGCAGCGTGCTGCTCAAGAAGGGCGCTTATTAA
- a CDS encoding right-handed parallel beta-helix repeat-containing protein: MERIRKKRYALGSGIALLLVLAIVLLWPRGGEKGAEPDDTPAPSSSQEASSSPEPSEETRWTIEDGALLCLAGADDRDDDLETLKACTQKAREDGLQLRLSEGEYRIDDLWVIDGVQVQGAGADKTVIVSTDPKRGSIDLEGSGPSLSDLSHVYEKTVKRGNGENAKNSITVRDASGFRIENVHVDKASTAGILVQESSEDGVIANNLIENTGADGIHITDGSSRIRIENNKVSGTGDDAIAVVSYLKDRAVTNDVTIVDNDVGYDSKARGISVVGGEDVTIEGNTIQRTEMAGIYISVEKEWETADTKNVTVQKNTIEHTGMRKDSDHPNILVYASQGKLDDITFEANTIKNAVNDGIGVWGDGDLGNIYFSNNVLSDSSKAPTNFKGGNIHLEGNTGF, translated from the coding sequence ATGGAGAGAATCCGGAAAAAACGCTATGCGCTAGGATCTGGAATCGCATTGCTGCTGGTGCTGGCCATTGTCTTGTTGTGGCCGCGCGGCGGCGAGAAGGGAGCGGAGCCGGACGACACCCCTGCGCCCTCCTCTTCGCAAGAGGCTTCGTCCTCCCCGGAACCGTCGGAAGAAACGCGCTGGACGATCGAGGACGGCGCGCTGCTCTGCCTGGCGGGCGCGGACGATCGCGACGACGATCTGGAGACGCTCAAGGCTTGCACGCAAAAAGCCAGGGAGGACGGACTTCAGCTTCGCCTGTCCGAAGGGGAATACCGCATCGACGACCTCTGGGTCATCGACGGCGTCCAGGTGCAGGGAGCCGGCGCCGACAAGACGGTCATCGTATCCACCGATCCGAAGCGCGGCTCGATCGACCTGGAGGGCAGCGGTCCTTCGCTGAGCGACTTGAGTCACGTCTATGAGAAGACGGTTAAGCGGGGCAACGGCGAGAATGCCAAAAATAGCATCACGGTCAGGGATGCGAGCGGCTTTCGCATCGAAAACGTACATGTCGACAAGGCGAGCACGGCGGGCATTCTCGTGCAGGAGTCTTCCGAGGACGGCGTCATTGCGAACAACCTGATCGAGAATACGGGGGCCGACGGTATTCACATCACGGACGGAAGCTCCCGCATCCGAATCGAGAACAACAAAGTATCCGGCACGGGAGACGACGCCATCGCGGTCGTCAGCTACCTGAAGGACCGGGCGGTAACGAACGACGTGACAATCGTGGACAATGACGTCGGCTACGACTCGAAGGCGAGAGGCATATCCGTCGTTGGCGGCGAGGACGTCACGATCGAGGGCAATACGATCCAGCGCACGGAGATGGCCGGCATTTATATCTCCGTCGAGAAGGAATGGGAGACGGCCGACACGAAAAACGTCACCGTGCAAAAAAATACGATCGAGCATACGGGCATGCGCAAGGACAGCGATCACCCGAACATTTTGGTCTACGCGTCCCAGGGCAAGCTGGACGATATCACCTTCGAAGCGAATACGATCAAAAACGCCGTGAACGACGGCATCGGAGTGTGGGGAGACGGGGACTTGGGCAACATTTATTTCTCGAATAACGTTCTCAGCGATTCTAGCAAAGCGCCAACCAATTTCAAGGGCGGCAATATCCATCTGGAAGGAAATACGGGATTTTAA